The genomic DNA aacctaaaagaacaaatagattaagttttggatcaaacgtgttaagttccgcaggcgatccaaaatttaatttaaaagaacacatggtagctagaaaaaggttcagacctttgtataaaatttttgtacaatggaacctctagattttttgagtagcaaccaacatatatacacacacaaggtCCTTTCAATTGTGTGCGGAagtaagttagatttttttttcttttttggaaaATGAATTGGATGACTTTGTTGATATGACCATGACAGGTTATGTTATTATACCGTGAAGAAAGGGTTTGCTTTAACTtccataaaatatttataaattgagAGGTATGCATAAGAAACTTTGATTCAAATGTCTTAACTACGACTTTGGTTgggattaaaaatatattttgttataattattaatttgatttataatttaatatttctCCAGAGCACATTTAAGTATGAATAGGACATGCCCTTGTCTTGGTTTACAAAACCCAGTCATGTGGTTAGACTAAAGTCAAAGTCTACTTGAATAAGACATGCCCTTGTTTTGGTTTACAAAACTCAATCACGTGGTCAGTCTCCTTCAATACTAAGGGGGTGCTTGGTTGAATGgtatgaaaaatgaggaataggAAAGGAATGAAATATTGATGTTTGGTTTGGGTAATTAATGATGGGTCCCATGGATTCATTCCTCCAAACATGGGAATGAGCCATTACATACCATTTTGGGTGGTATGAAACCTTTCCATTTCCATTCTTGACTTCTATCATACTCTTTCACATTCCCATTCCCCTCTAGGGACCAAGCACCCCCTTAGTTTAGTCAAGTCATATTGTAATATTTTTTCTGAGAAATTAGAAATATAGATATTATTTATTGATTTGAAAATTTGCAACGACTTGATCAtctacaaataaaataataaaacaaaaaatcaaaatttcaattttaaataagACAAATGAAATTcacttttaattatatataagatatagtttaaatttatttgataagtaaattataaaaaaattatttatttttaaaattcatacgAAGTTCGAACatctaaattaataataataaaaaaaaaaaagacacatGTTAACCCAAAAATTTTGTAATTACTCGTAACAATCctcatttatttatatgataGATTTGTCAACAAATTATAAATGTCTAGGGGTTAATTGAGTTAGGATCTAAATGCATTGAACATTCATGGATAAATTTGGTATTTAACTTGGTAAGAGTCTATTTATattcaaacaaacttgaatgaCTTGCTAAAATAAATGAACAAGTTTGAACATACATATGTTCAATTcattaatattcatgaacaatatttgGGAATCATATTCATGAATAATACTCGGGAACAACATTCGTGAACCATatgtattaataaaattcttatcaatatattaaataatcaaagaaactttcaaaataaacaaataagtttgtaTTATCAAGATCAATAATCAACTTAAGcaagtttaaaatataaaatttcaaataatcaaataaacttgaattgaaaGCAAACTGTTGTTATATCTTAAAGATTGACATTTCACCCCCAGGGTGTAGCAACACATGACATATTTGGCGTAATGGCCAAGGGTCGATTTCTAAGAATTGACAACCTGTGGTCACTCTACTATAAGCCTAACACCTGTATATCTATATTTATCTCCCTCCATAACTATGGGTTCGATATTACAGGGCCAGATCTACCTTTAAAGATTGGCATTTCAACATGGTACTAGTTTTGCTCTATGCTAAGCTTTATAAGTTAGAATAAACATTATATGATGTGGATTGCAAGTATTACACCCTGTAACAATGCTTTAATGCTGTATTTCCAGTGGTAATGAATTAATGATCGAATTATACTTGTAATTATCATACTTAGAATCAGGGTTTTTATTTTGGcatttagtttcttatttatttttttatttcaatgttACATTTTAGAAATATTGTTGTCGTGTGATCGGTATGGGTTCAAACCTCAAAAAATAACTTTTTGTAAAATAGGATAAAATTATGtataatagaatttttttttcggaATCGAGCTTCATGAGCATAGTCAAAGTCTCATATGGTTAGTAAAGTCAAAGTCTCTTTAATGATAAGTCAACGTCTCTGTTTGTTTAGTAAAGTCTCCGCTTGTTTAAGCAAAGTCTGGTGGCAACAAATTTCAAGATGCATATAGTCAGTTGACTACTGAAGCAATGAGATACATCTTAATTAACCTAATGGATTAAATATATATGATAACGGTAGGATAATATCATTACACCATGCAAACTTTAGCTTTTATTGTTTTAACTTTCACACCACACTTTCATCATAGACAATTCACAACTAAATATGATCAAGTACATGGAAAACTCCAAGGGCTTAAGCGCGTTTTTACCTTTTTGACTTGAGCACTCCAAACTCATACATCCAATCATGCATCTTATCCACCATCCGGAAGAGAGTAATTCTTGGGGACTTTTTCATGAATATTACGCTCAAATATGCCCAAAATCCAACTATGAATCCCACAACAACAAAGGCGTATTCTAGAATTCTTTCAAGCTTCTCATCATATTCTTCATCTCCTGCTTTAGATGGTGATTGATGAGCTCCATCACTGGGACACTCTGGAAGTGGCACACCACAAAGGCCCATGTTGTTGGCATAGCTGGAGCCACTGAAGGTTGAAAATTGACTTCCCGTTGGGATTCTTCCTGACAAGTTATTATGGGAGAGATTCAAGAAGCACAGAAAATTTAAAGTAGATAGTCCGGATGGAATTTCTCCACTTAAACGGTTCATTGACAAGTCAAGAGACTCCAATTCTGTCATGGCGCTAATATTTTCTGGAATCCTTCCCGTCAAATGGTTGTTGGACAAGTTGAGGAAGCACAATCCCAGGAGCTTTGTGATCTCTTTAGGAATCTCACCAAAAAGATCATTGTTCGACAAGTCTATACTTGTCACAACCCTGAGAGCTTTGGTGTATTCATTGGTTGACCCTTTTGCAGTTATAATGATGTTGTCATCATAATATATAATTCCTTTGTAAGGCAATCGAAACAAATTCTCGGTATAGTTTTGTTTAACAACCATATGACTGAAATTGCCAAGGGATGAAGGTATTCTCCCAAAAAGTTTGTTGGAGGAAAGATCCAAAATTTGAAGGGAAGACAAATTTGTTATGCTGTTTGGAATAACTCCATGGAATGAGTTCGAGCTCAAACGAAGAAACCTCAGATCTGAGAGGGCCCCTCCCACCCACCTTGGTATTTCACCAGAAAATCCATTCCCGCCAAGATCAAGGGTAACTAAATACTTACAATTTTTCAAAAAGGAAGGAAATGGTCCGGACAAATTATTATTTCCCAAGTGCAGAAATAGCAGTCGATAATATGGATATGAGCCATAGCAATTTGGTATTTCTCCAGATAAATAGTTGTTGGATAGATCGAGTATAAATAGAGAAGTAATGTTGCAAAATATAGATGGAAGCCTACCACTGATATGATTATTCGACAACTTTAAAACTTCATACCCCACAAAGCTGAAGAAAGTCAGTCCTTCAAAGGAGTTATTGGTGAGATCTGTATGTTTACAAAGAATAGAAGGTAACTCGCCATTCAATTCATTCGAGCTTAAGTCTAGGTAGCCAAGATAATTTTCTAATATGAAATCTGAGAACCAAGCTGGAATAGGTCCAAAGAGTCCAACACCAGATAAACATAATCTCATTAAAGTTGTTTGCGTTTGAATCCAGGAAGGAAATCTAGTTCCCAAATGACAATAGCTCATATCAACCCAGACAGCATGAAAAGGAGGAAGCCAATCATCagaaaaaatcaaattcaaagagTTATAAGACATATTCAAATACTGCAAGTTAGTGAGCTTGGAGAAGTGAGCATCAGTCATATTGCCCCGTAATGAATTGGATGAGATATCCAAGTATTCCAGTTGAGCTAATTGCCAGGGATTTGAAGGAGCCAACCCACTCAACTTGTTGTCATAAATGTTCAAGTACCCTAAGTTGGATCCTTCTGGGCATTTAGACAAACCATCAAGTAGATTTGTTAATTCTCCACCAATATTATTCTCGTACAAAGCAAGATATTCCAAGTTGCATAGATCACCCAAACTCAATGGTATTTGCCCCATCAAGTTATTCGTAGAAGCATCAAAATGCATCAAGTTGTGAAGCCTGCCAATGTTTTCTGGCATATTACCAGAAATATTGTTATTATTCAAGGAAAGTTCTTCCAAATAGATGAGATTGCACAAAGCATCTGTTATACGTCCAGAAAATTCATTATATGACACATCCAGATATATCAAGCTAGTGAGATTGCCCAAAGCATCAGGTATACGCCCAAAAAATTCATTATATGACACATCCAGATATATCAAGCTAGTGAGATTGCCAAAAGCATCAGGTATCTCTCCGGTTATTTGATTGCCATGTAAATATAAATACTCCAAGTGGATAAGATTGCCCATGCTCAAAGGTAACTCTCCAGTGATATGATTTTGTTGCAAATATAAATATTCCAAACAAATAAGATTTCCCATGCCCAAAGGTATCCCTCCAATTATATCATTGCTCGAcagatctagatactccagatgGATAAGACTTCCCATAACAAATGGAATTTTTGTTAAAGAATTACCAAATAAATCCAAGTGCTTCAACTTTCTAGTGGCATTCGCAAAAATATTTCCTTCTATTTGATGACTTGATGAATTGAGTTCTGTCATACTTGTGCCAACTCCTGCTGCATCTTGTAGCGAACATCTTGACAGAGAAAGATGTTCTAGGCTATTATAATTAATTTGGTGAATCCAACTATTTGCTAAAGAGAGATCGACACAACTCATGTCTAGATATTCTAGAGAAGTTAGGTGGGAAAGCCAACTTAGGTCATTTGACCATAGTGGGGGAACATATGAATAACAACTACTAAGGTCGAGGAAGCGTAGGTTAGAAAGATTGCCCAATTGTTGAGGAATTAATCCATCAAAGTTGGCACTAGATAGGTTAAGATGTTCCAAATGGACAAGTGAGGAAATCATGCTAGGTATGTGGGTCGAGAAGTTGTTAAAACTTAAATCTATGTATTTTAAATGCTTCAATTCAAATAAAGAAGGATTTATCTTACTTTCATTGGGAAGTAAAGAATATTGATCAAAGTGAAGGTCAAGCATAATGACATGGCTGGTGGCGTTGTCACAAGTGACTCCTCTCCACTTGCAACACTCGTAACCGGTCCAAGAAGAAAGCCACTGGTAAGAAGAGTCATGATACATGTCAGACTTGATGGCAAGTAGAGCTCTTCTTTCACTCTCCAAGCAATTGATCCCCTTAGATGCACGTGGATGATCATCACAACATGCTCTAGTGCTAAACAATAAAATGAGTACTAAAAAGAGAGTAGCATGCTTTGAGGAATTGGAGTTGCCCTTGCAATCGAAAGGAATAGCCATAGAGTAATTAAGGAAGAGTAGCTAGATTGAATAATAAATTGAAGGAGAGACCACATATATATACTGCAAGCCCCTTCACTTCTATAGAAGATTGATTGGCTTTTTTGTTGGAAAATGATTGTTGATATGACCATGGCATGATTGTTGATATGACCATGGCATGAAGAAAGAGTTTGCTTAGCTTccattaaatatttataattagtAGATATGGATAAGAAATTTTTTAGGTGCTTGATTACAACTGCGATTTGAACTAAGAATAATCtttgtttatatttttcaattaagATTAGGCAAGTTAAATATTTTCCATAATACGTTGAATACGACGTACTTTTATCTTCTAATTTTACCGGACTCAGTGCAGTGAGTAAAGTCAAAGTCTCCTCTGGTTAGTAAAGCCAGTCTCTTTAATGATAAGTCAAAGTCTCCTTTATGGATTATTTAGTCAAAGTCTCCGCTTGTTTAATCAAAGTCTGGTGGCACCATAATTTCAACATGCCTACGGTCATAGTTGACGGCACGATCTTCTATAGAACCTTTTTTTTATAGTATTATTCtgccaaaaaaaaaacaatgagaTACATCTTAATAAACCCAATCAATTAAATTAgcataaatttgatttttttttaaaataaaatccttttcgATCTACATATATATGAGGATATTTAGAGTAAGTTGATATGGCCCAACTCTTTGATTTCGATGAAAGAATTTAGTATGACGATGTTCTAGTGGGAAAGTATCAATTTGATAGTCGAGTGATGTCTTTTGTAACTATtacctttcttttgaaaaatagatgATAACGGTAGGATAATATGATCAAGTACATGGAAAATTCTAGGGGCTTAAGCTCGTTTTTGCATTTTGGAGCACTTCCAAACTTCAGTTATAGTTGCATATATGTACATCCAATCATACATCTTATCCATCATCTGGAAGAGAATAATCCTTATGGACATTTTCATGTATTGTACGCCCAAAAATGTCCAAAATCCAACTATCTCATAACAAGGCATAATCTAGAATTCTTTCAAGCTTCTCATCATATTCGTCATCGACCTTCTTAAGATGGTAAATGATGAGTTTCATCACTACGACACTCTAGAAGTGACACACCATAAAGGCCCATATTGCTGGCCTAGATGGAgccattgaaaattgaaaattaaccTCCCATTGAGATTCTTCCTGACATATTATTTGGAAGAGATTCAAGAGGCAgagaaaatattaaaatagataatgttggtgcagggagcatcgAACATATATTTTAATATTGTCAAAAGTTAAAAGTTAAATCATGTTGTGATCTAATGTATTGACTAAATGTGCAAGCTAAAAGACTTGACAAATCTAGAGGACTAGATACCAAACTGAAGTTCAATTAGGTCAAGAAAACTAGATAACTGGCAGAAAGCACAGATAAGTCAAAGAGGACCAAATATCTGGTAAGAAGTACAGTTGGGTCAGCAAGACCAAACAATTGGTTGAAGTCCAAATGAAACATCAGGCAAGTAGACCCGGTGGGTCAGGAGATCAAAAATCATGTAAATCTGCAAATGGTAAAGTGAGCAACGGGAGGAGAGAGATATAATGAGTACTGTTGATGTAATTTGCACtaataattaaact from Zingiber officinale cultivar Zhangliang chromosome 4A, Zo_v1.1, whole genome shotgun sequence includes the following:
- the LOC121970740 gene encoding receptor-like protein EIX2, translated to MAIPFDCKGNSNSSKHATLFLVLILLFSTRACCDDHPRASKGINCLESERRALLAIKSDMYHDSSYQWLSSWTGYECCKWRGVTCDNATSHVIMLDLHFDQYSLLPNEKNIGRLHNLMHFDASTNNLMGQIPLSLGDLCNLEYLALYENNIGGELTNLLDGLSKCPEGSNLGYLNIYDNKLSGLAPSNPWQLAQLEYLDISSNSLRGNMTDAHFSKLTNLQYLNMSYNSLNLIFSDDWLPPFHAVWVDMSYCHLGTRFPSWIQTQTTLMRLCLSGVGLFGPIPAWFSDFILENYLGYLDLSSNELNGELPSILCKHTDLTNNSFEGLTFFSFVGYEVLKLSNNHISGRLPSIFCNITSLFILDLSNNYLSGEIPNCYGSYPYYRLLFLHLGNNNLSGPFPSFLKNCKYLVTLDLGGNGFSGEIPRWVGGALSDLRFLRLSSNSFHGVIPNSITNLSSLQILDLSSNKLFGRIPSSLGNFSHMVVKQNYTENLFRLPYKGIIYYDDNIIITAKGSTNEYTKALRVVTSIDLSNNDLFGEIPKEITKLLGLCFLNLSNNHLTGRIPENISAMTELESLDLSMNRLSGEIPSGLSTLNFLCFLNLSHNNLSGRIPTGSQFSTFSGSSYANNMGLCGVPLPECPSDGAHQSPSKAGDEEYDEKLERILEYAFVVVGFIVGFWAYLSVIFMKKSPRITLFRMVDKMHDWMYEFGVLKSKR